One window of the Primulina eburnea isolate SZY01 chromosome 18, ASM2296580v1, whole genome shotgun sequence genome contains the following:
- the LOC140820305 gene encoding uncharacterized protein isoform X2, with amino-acid sequence MEFSQNLIDRIHSSFSAGGIHFATPVSSFRTTELDLVRGLLQMVQGLSGSIFYWDDKKHCFCVQSGIYVAHLSQMSLHRVLNQFMFAANCLKVVDIVVNKIQKSKSLPPPTLRAFASSVSAWLRRIQDVALEEEVKVNSSDGSTTPTLLGLSSSLSSLCSGAEHLLQIVFGAIPQFFSEVDDYVPAADIAVHILNHLYLKLNEVCLVQGGEEDAYMMLLYILVGSLLPYIESLDSWLFQGTLDDPFEEMFFVSNKEITIDEAEFWEKSYQPRPAMSKRLHPEDFAYDFLPSAEDNKDKNVRKSVPLSSVPVGKEANNKEFQVCPFFIMDMAKAIISAGKSLQLIRHAPMQSPFAISADYVEKGNSIAGLTLSEVFCASLTALIGHGDHVAEYFWQDDKHLCGQTEEIEENDGSFQLNTHSKNVWQKLVADILNQKRDTSSIPAKKGAINYNMTKGRIAVPDEIDNLPRRYCPENPAITVCSDIIYENRDAWSSLNISQAFCLPALNDDVLRQAIFGDNCGCGLTIMNTDYTSGLHFGELDHHRFLDDTKMLEVLLPFPTLLPSFQDDLHVSEVLPFQNNSTLASSILSWIQKVEPETTPLPIVFLQECLIVFIKKQADYIGSKMLSKLLHDWRLLDELGVLRAIYLLGSGDLLQHFLSVIFNKLDKGESLDDDFELNTILQESIRNSADNLLLSTPDALVVSLAKNPGMNEGEQRNPSIVVSTPRKGRAYSSGMDVLDSFAFTYKVSWPLDLICNLEAMKKYNQVMSFLLKVKRAKYVLDKTRRWMWKDRGIASTKQKRCWLLEQKLLHFVDAFHQYVMDRVMCF; translated from the exons ATGGAATTTTCGCAAAATCTGATCGACAGAATCCATAGTTCATTTTCTGCTGGAGGTATACATTTCGCAACTCCAGTTTCATCTTTCAGGACAACTGAACTTGATCTG GTACGAGGTTTGTTGCAAATGGTACAAGGTTTGTCGGGTTCCATATTTTATTGGGACGACAAGAAACATTGTTTTTGCGTGCAAAGTGGAATATACGTCGCTCATCTCTCGCAAATGAGTTTGCATCGTGTTCTTAACCAGTTCATGTTTGCTGCAAATTGTTTAAAAGTGGTAGATATCGTTGTTAACAAAATCCAGAAATCGAAAAGCTTGCCTCCACCTACGCTGCGAGCATTTGCCTCTTCTGTTAGTGCATGGCTAAGA AGGATACAAGATGTTGCTCTGGAAGAAGAGGTGAAGGTAAATAGCTCAGATGGTAGCACTACCCCCACTCTTTTGGGGTTGTCAAGTTCATTATCAAG TCTATGCTCAGGAGCCGAGCACTTGTTGCAAATAGTGTTTGGAGCTATTCCACAATTTTTTTCCGAAGTTGATGACTATGTCCCTGCTGCGGATATTGCTGTTCACATTTTGAACCATCTGTATCTAAAACTCAATGAAGTTTGTCTTGTTCAAGGAGGAGAG GAGGATGCATATATGATGTTACTTTATATACTTGTCGGTAGTTTGTTGCCGTATATCGAGAGTCTTGATTCTTGGCTCTTTCAAGGAACTCTCGACGATCCTTTTGAGGAG ATGTTCTTTGTTTCTAACAAAGAAATCACAATAGACGAGGCTGAATTTTGGGAGAAAAGCTATCAACCAAGACCAGCAATGTCCAAGAGATTGCATCCGGAAGATTTTGCTTATGATTTTCTACCTTCAGCAGAAGACAATAAAGATAAGAATGTTAGAAAATCTGTACCTTTGTCTAGTGTACCCGTGGGAAAAGAAGCAAATAACAAAGAATTTCAAGTTTGTCCATTCTTCATCATGGATATGGCGAAGGCAATTATTTCTGCTGGAAAATCACTGCAGCTGATTCGACATGCTCCTATGCAATCTCCTTTTGCAATTTCTGCTGACTATGTTGAGAAAGGAAACAGCATAGCTGGATTAACCCTGTCGGAGGTCTTTTGTGCCTCATTAACAGCACTTATTGGCCATGGTGATCATGTTGCTGAGTATTTTTGGCAAGATGACAAACATCTGTGCGGGCAAACAGAGGAGATTGAGGAAAATGATGGGAGCTTTCAATTAAATACTCACTCAAAAAATGTCTGGCAGAAGTTAGTGGCAGATATTTTGAACCAGAAAAGAGATACTAGTTCAATACCTGCAAAAAAAGGTGCAATAAATTACAACATGACAAAGGGGAGGATAGCAGTTCCAGATGAAATAGATAACCTTCCCCGAAGATATTGTCCTGAAAATCCAGCTATCACAGTTTGCAGTGATATTATTTATGAGAATAGAGATGCTTGGAGCTCATTAAACATATCTCAAGCCTTTTGTCTTCCCGCTCTGAATGATGATGTGCTTAGGCAAGCTATATTTGGTGATAATTGTGGTTGTGGTTTGACAATCATGAACACGGATTACACTTCGGGTCTTCACTTTGGTGAATTAGATCATCATCGGTTCCTGGATGACACAAAGATGCTGGAAGTTTTGCTTCCATTTCCAACTCTTCTTCCATCTTTCCAG GATGACCTTCACGTGTCTGAGGTTTTACCCTTTCAGAATAACAGTACTCTGGCATCAAGTATCCTTAGCTGGATTCAAAAGGTTGAACCTGAAACTACTCCGCTTCCTATTGTTTTCCTTCAAGAGTGCCTCATTGTCTTCATCAAGAAGCAG GCTGATTATATTGGCAGCAAAATGTTGTCCAAATTACTGCATGACTGGAGATTGCTGGACGAGTTGGGTGTGCTGCGTGCCATATATTTATTAGGATCAG GTGATCTGCTACAGCATTTTCTGTCTGTCATTTTTAATAAGCTAGACAAAGGAGAATCCTTAGACGATGATTTTGAATTGAACACGATATTGCAG GAATCAATAAGGAATTCTGCTGATAATTTGCTTTTAAGTACACCTGATGCATTGGTTGTGTCACTAGCCAAAAATCCTGGTATGAATGAAGGTGAACAGCGTAATCCATCCATTGTTGTCTCCACTCCTCGTAAAGGTAGAGCGTATAGCTCGGGAATGGATGTCTTGGACTCTTTTGCATTCACATACAAG GTCTCTTGGCCCCTTGATCTTATTTGCAACCTGGAAGCCATGAAGAAGTATAATCAG GTGATGAGTTTTTTGTTGAAGGTTAAACGTGCAAAATATGTACTGGATAAAACTCGAAGGTGGATGTGGAAG GATAGAGGCATTGCCTCGACTAAGCAAAAGCGCTGCTGGTTGCTGGAGCAAAAACTCCTTCATTTTGTGGATGCATTTCACCAATATGTTATGGACAGGGTAATGTGTTTCTGA
- the LOC140820305 gene encoding uncharacterized protein isoform X1, producing the protein MEFSQNLIDRIHSSFSAGGIHFATPVSSFRTTELDLVRGLLQMVQGLSGSIFYWDDKKHCFCVQSGIYVAHLSQMSLHRVLNQFMFAANCLKVVDIVVNKIQKSKSLPPPTLRAFASSVSAWLRRIQDVALEEEVKVNSSDGSTTPTLLGLSSSLSSLCSGAEHLLQIVFGAIPQFFSEVDDYVPAADIAVHILNHLYLKLNEVCLVQGGEEDAYMMLLYILVGSLLPYIESLDSWLFQGTLDDPFEEMFFVSNKEITIDEAEFWEKSYQPRPAMSKRLHPEDFAYDFLPSAEDNKDKNVRKSVPLSSVPVGKEANNKEFQVCPFFIMDMAKAIISAGKSLQLIRHAPMQSPFAISADYVEKGNSIAGLTLSEVFCASLTALIGHGDHVAEYFWQDDKHLCGQTEEIEENDGSFQLNTHSKNVWQKLVADILNQKRDTSSIPAKKGAINYNMTKGRIAVPDEIDNLPRRYCPENPAITVCSDIIYENRDAWSSLNISQAFCLPALNDDVLRQAIFGDNCGCGLTIMNTDYTSGLHFGELDHHRFLDDTKMLEVLLPFPTLLPSFQDDLHVSEVLPFQNNSTLASSILSWIQKVEPETTPLPIVFLQECLIVFIKKQADYIGSKMLSKLLHDWRLLDELGVLRAIYLLGSGDLLQHFLSVIFNKLDKGESLDDDFELNTILQESIRNSADNLLLSTPDALVVSLAKNPGMNEGEQRNPSIVVSTPRKGRAYSSGMDVLDSFAFTYKVSWPLDLICNLEAMKKYNQVMSFLLKVKRAKYVLDKTRRWMWKDRGIASTKQKRCWLLEQKLLHFVDAFHQYVMDRVYHNAWRELCEGVAAAGTLDDAIEVHESYLLSIQRQCFVVPDKLGGLIASRINSILGLALDFYSIQQTLTSGGAISAVRARGEKELEQIGKQFDECMAFLLRILSVKLNVGQFPHLAALVTRINYNSFYMSDGGSLISAPGSANLRLHS; encoded by the exons ATGGAATTTTCGCAAAATCTGATCGACAGAATCCATAGTTCATTTTCTGCTGGAGGTATACATTTCGCAACTCCAGTTTCATCTTTCAGGACAACTGAACTTGATCTG GTACGAGGTTTGTTGCAAATGGTACAAGGTTTGTCGGGTTCCATATTTTATTGGGACGACAAGAAACATTGTTTTTGCGTGCAAAGTGGAATATACGTCGCTCATCTCTCGCAAATGAGTTTGCATCGTGTTCTTAACCAGTTCATGTTTGCTGCAAATTGTTTAAAAGTGGTAGATATCGTTGTTAACAAAATCCAGAAATCGAAAAGCTTGCCTCCACCTACGCTGCGAGCATTTGCCTCTTCTGTTAGTGCATGGCTAAGA AGGATACAAGATGTTGCTCTGGAAGAAGAGGTGAAGGTAAATAGCTCAGATGGTAGCACTACCCCCACTCTTTTGGGGTTGTCAAGTTCATTATCAAG TCTATGCTCAGGAGCCGAGCACTTGTTGCAAATAGTGTTTGGAGCTATTCCACAATTTTTTTCCGAAGTTGATGACTATGTCCCTGCTGCGGATATTGCTGTTCACATTTTGAACCATCTGTATCTAAAACTCAATGAAGTTTGTCTTGTTCAAGGAGGAGAG GAGGATGCATATATGATGTTACTTTATATACTTGTCGGTAGTTTGTTGCCGTATATCGAGAGTCTTGATTCTTGGCTCTTTCAAGGAACTCTCGACGATCCTTTTGAGGAG ATGTTCTTTGTTTCTAACAAAGAAATCACAATAGACGAGGCTGAATTTTGGGAGAAAAGCTATCAACCAAGACCAGCAATGTCCAAGAGATTGCATCCGGAAGATTTTGCTTATGATTTTCTACCTTCAGCAGAAGACAATAAAGATAAGAATGTTAGAAAATCTGTACCTTTGTCTAGTGTACCCGTGGGAAAAGAAGCAAATAACAAAGAATTTCAAGTTTGTCCATTCTTCATCATGGATATGGCGAAGGCAATTATTTCTGCTGGAAAATCACTGCAGCTGATTCGACATGCTCCTATGCAATCTCCTTTTGCAATTTCTGCTGACTATGTTGAGAAAGGAAACAGCATAGCTGGATTAACCCTGTCGGAGGTCTTTTGTGCCTCATTAACAGCACTTATTGGCCATGGTGATCATGTTGCTGAGTATTTTTGGCAAGATGACAAACATCTGTGCGGGCAAACAGAGGAGATTGAGGAAAATGATGGGAGCTTTCAATTAAATACTCACTCAAAAAATGTCTGGCAGAAGTTAGTGGCAGATATTTTGAACCAGAAAAGAGATACTAGTTCAATACCTGCAAAAAAAGGTGCAATAAATTACAACATGACAAAGGGGAGGATAGCAGTTCCAGATGAAATAGATAACCTTCCCCGAAGATATTGTCCTGAAAATCCAGCTATCACAGTTTGCAGTGATATTATTTATGAGAATAGAGATGCTTGGAGCTCATTAAACATATCTCAAGCCTTTTGTCTTCCCGCTCTGAATGATGATGTGCTTAGGCAAGCTATATTTGGTGATAATTGTGGTTGTGGTTTGACAATCATGAACACGGATTACACTTCGGGTCTTCACTTTGGTGAATTAGATCATCATCGGTTCCTGGATGACACAAAGATGCTGGAAGTTTTGCTTCCATTTCCAACTCTTCTTCCATCTTTCCAG GATGACCTTCACGTGTCTGAGGTTTTACCCTTTCAGAATAACAGTACTCTGGCATCAAGTATCCTTAGCTGGATTCAAAAGGTTGAACCTGAAACTACTCCGCTTCCTATTGTTTTCCTTCAAGAGTGCCTCATTGTCTTCATCAAGAAGCAG GCTGATTATATTGGCAGCAAAATGTTGTCCAAATTACTGCATGACTGGAGATTGCTGGACGAGTTGGGTGTGCTGCGTGCCATATATTTATTAGGATCAG GTGATCTGCTACAGCATTTTCTGTCTGTCATTTTTAATAAGCTAGACAAAGGAGAATCCTTAGACGATGATTTTGAATTGAACACGATATTGCAG GAATCAATAAGGAATTCTGCTGATAATTTGCTTTTAAGTACACCTGATGCATTGGTTGTGTCACTAGCCAAAAATCCTGGTATGAATGAAGGTGAACAGCGTAATCCATCCATTGTTGTCTCCACTCCTCGTAAAGGTAGAGCGTATAGCTCGGGAATGGATGTCTTGGACTCTTTTGCATTCACATACAAG GTCTCTTGGCCCCTTGATCTTATTTGCAACCTGGAAGCCATGAAGAAGTATAATCAG GTGATGAGTTTTTTGTTGAAGGTTAAACGTGCAAAATATGTACTGGATAAAACTCGAAGGTGGATGTGGAAG GATAGAGGCATTGCCTCGACTAAGCAAAAGCGCTGCTGGTTGCTGGAGCAAAAACTCCTTCATTTTGTGGATGCATTTCACCAATATGTTATGGACAGG GTATATCATAATGCGTGGCGAGAACTCTGTGAGGGTGTGGCGGCAGCTGGAACTCTGGATGACGCTATAGAAGTGCATGAATCCTACTTATTGTCCATTCAGAGGCAGTGTTTTGTGGTTCCAGACAAGCTG GGGGGATTGATTGCTAGTCGCATAAATAGTATACTCGGGCTAGCTCTTGACTTCTATTCTATACAACAGACTCTAACCTCTGGTGGGGCAATTTCTGCTGTCAGAGCAAGAGGTGAAAAGGAACTTGAGCAAATAGGGAAACAGTTCGATGAATGCATGGCATTTCTCCTCAGG ATTCTCTCTGTGAAGCTCAATGTTGGTCAGTTCCCTCATTTGGCAGCTCTAGTTACCCGTATCAACTATAATAGCTTCTATATGTCTGATGGGGGAAGCCTGATAAGCGCTCCTGGCTCTGCCAACCTGCGCCTACATAGTTAA
- the LOC140820306 gene encoding uncharacterized protein has protein sequence MASNPSSTASITQPESGILKRKSNDIGWEFGMLIDPMNLDNVKCKLCGKIMSGGVYRIKEHIGNIPGNVSGCRIASQEDRNKCKHAILEGKNKKKNKILEEKSCRAEVNISQEEEEDAEIEGIDGIKKPHLLGPMDRYASMIAPENVSSSGSKVLRQKNINEALFKERTQQVQQYVGRWAYENGISLNALDNDSFKQLIEAVGQFGPGFKPPTQYQLREPILKSEVERTKQLLKKHEEEWAKNGCSIMTDAWSDRKRRSILNLCVNCKEGTVFLESKESSDEAHTAGLILSMLTSVLNK, from the coding sequence ATGGCAAGCAATCCATCGTCGACTGCATCCATCACTCAGCCTGAATCTGGGATTTTGAAGAGAAAGTCGAATGACATTGGATGGGAGTTTGGTATGTTGATTGATCCTATGAACCTCGACAATGTTAAATGTAAGTTGTGTGGAAAAATTATGTCGGGTGGAGTGTATAGAATCAAGGAGCACATAGGAAATATACCTGGAAATGTATCTGGGTGTCGAATTGCATCTCAAGAAGATCGTAATAAGTGCAAACATGCTATTTTAGAAGGGAAgaacaaaaagaaaaacaaaatacTAGAAGAAAAAAGTTGTAGAGCGGAGGTGAATATTTctcaagaagaagaagaagatgctGAAATTGAAGGGATAGATGGAATTAAAAAGCCTCATCTACTTGGTCCCATGGATAGATATGCATCGATGATTGCTCCAGAAAATGTAAGTTCAAGTGGGAGTAAAGTGCTTCGCCAAAAAAATATCAATGAGGCTCTTTTCAAAGAGAGAACTCAACAAGTTCAACAATATGTTGGGAGATGGGCTTATGAAAATGGAATCTCACTCAATGCTCTTGATAATGATAGCTTCAAGCAACTAATTGAGGCAGTGGGTCAATTTGGGCCAGGGTTCAAGCCTCCAACTCAATATCAACTTAGAGAGCCAATTTTGAAATCTGAAGTTGAAAGAACAAAGCAATTGTTGAAGAAGCACGAAGAAGAATGGGCAAAGAATGGGTGCTCGATTATGACAGATGCATGGAGTGATAGAAAAAGAAGAAGCATATTAAATTTGTGTGTTAATTGCAAGGAGGGTACAGTATTTTTAGAGTCTAAGGAGTCTTCAGACGAGGCACATACAGCTGGACTTATTTTGAGTATGTTGACAAGTGTGTTGAACAAGTAG